In the genome of Flavobacterium panacagri, one region contains:
- a CDS encoding dienelactone hydrolase family protein, with protein MKNSVLILFSAILFSNLMNAQLKPVKYSEGSQQLNGLFIKSAKKSANNPGILLLPAWLGIDNASKGIAEELSKLGYHVFIADIYGEGNYPKNTGEAGKQAGFYKTNYEAYQKRINTALQELVKLGANADNIVAIGYCFGGTGVLEAARGHLNVKGVASFHGGLGKDASRKIEPINTKVLVCHGADDPFVPKDEIASFQQEMRDSKADWEMIYYANSVHSFTNPEAGSDNSKGAAYNAIAAKRSFDHLQLFLNEVLKK; from the coding sequence ATGAAAAACTCAGTACTAATTTTATTCAGTGCAATCTTATTTTCCAATCTTATGAATGCGCAATTAAAACCCGTAAAATATTCAGAAGGAAGCCAGCAATTAAATGGTTTATTTATAAAATCGGCTAAAAAAAGTGCCAATAATCCAGGAATCTTACTTTTACCAGCATGGCTTGGAATCGATAATGCTTCTAAAGGAATTGCAGAAGAATTATCAAAACTAGGTTACCATGTATTTATCGCAGATATTTATGGAGAAGGAAACTATCCTAAAAATACTGGCGAAGCTGGAAAACAAGCTGGTTTCTATAAAACAAACTACGAAGCTTATCAAAAAAGAATCAATACTGCATTGCAGGAATTAGTAAAATTGGGTGCGAATGCTGATAATATCGTAGCTATTGGTTACTGTTTTGGAGGAACTGGAGTTTTGGAAGCGGCTAGAGGACATTTAAATGTAAAAGGAGTGGCTTCGTTTCACGGCGGTTTAGGCAAAGATGCCAGCAGAAAAATAGAACCTATAAATACAAAAGTTTTAGTTTGCCATGGTGCTGACGATCCATTTGTTCCAAAAGACGAAATTGCTTCTTTCCAGCAGGAAATGCGTGATTCTAAAGCAGATTGGGAAATGATTTATTACGCCAATTCTGTTCACTCTTTTACCAATCCAGAAGCCGGAAGTGATAATTCGAAAGGCGCGGCTTATAATGCTATAGCAGCCAAACGTTCCTTTGATCATTTACAGCTTTTCCTAAATGAAGTTTTAAAGAAATAA
- a CDS encoding DUF3667 domain-containing protein: protein MSHNKIREDKTCLNCRHVVEQKFCPNCGQENSDSRKTFHHLFIHFFEDLTHYENAFWKTIRNLLLKPSTLTKEYLSGKRLSYLAPVRLYIFISFITFLLIAMFPSKVTEDLTKNEKEITSNFEKEAAKEKKDWNEKSYLKSKTIDKSYFHLKSMKEIDSIQKYGKESEKLNTTSYWFYEKAVHVTEKYTKKEIIVKFIDSFFHNLPKILFIIMPFFAFFLWLFHNKKKWYYFDHGIFTLHYFSFLLLIFLIMFIIDRLIGLFGENSPLSYISAITNFAGTIWMCYYFYPAHHRFYGESRIVSFVKSFLLFIINSLFILFLLTLYVLYTFINLH, encoded by the coding sequence ATGTCACATAATAAAATCAGAGAAGATAAAACCTGTTTGAATTGCAGACACGTTGTAGAACAAAAATTCTGCCCTAATTGCGGACAAGAAAACAGCGACAGCCGAAAAACTTTTCACCATTTATTTATTCATTTCTTTGAAGATCTAACGCATTATGAAAATGCTTTCTGGAAAACGATTCGAAATCTTCTTCTTAAACCTTCTACGCTTACAAAAGAGTATCTTTCAGGGAAAAGATTATCTTATCTCGCTCCAGTTCGTCTGTATATCTTTATAAGTTTTATTACTTTTCTTTTAATCGCAATGTTTCCTAGTAAAGTAACTGAAGACCTAACGAAAAATGAAAAAGAAATCACTTCTAATTTTGAAAAAGAAGCTGCAAAAGAAAAGAAAGACTGGAATGAAAAATCATATTTAAAGTCTAAAACAATAGATAAATCTTACTTTCATTTGAAAAGTATGAAAGAGATTGACTCAATTCAGAAATATGGAAAGGAAAGCGAAAAGTTAAATACAACATCGTACTGGTTTTATGAAAAAGCCGTTCATGTTACTGAAAAATATACTAAAAAAGAGATAATTGTAAAATTCATCGACTCTTTTTTTCATAATCTTCCGAAGATCCTATTTATTATAATGCCGTTCTTTGCTTTTTTCTTGTGGCTTTTTCATAACAAAAAGAAATGGTATTATTTTGATCATGGTATTTTTACGCTCCATTATTTTTCATTTCTCCTACTTATTTTTCTTATTATGTTTATAATTGACAGACTTATTGGTCTTTTTGGAGAAAATAGTCCGCTGTCTTATATATCTGCAATTACCAATTTTGCAGGAACTATCTGGATGTGTTATTATTTTTATCCAGCACATCATCGTTTTTATGGCGAGTCAAGAATCGTATCTTTTGTAAAAAGTTTCTTATTATTTATAATAAATTCTCTTTTTATTCTATTTTTACTCACTTTATACGTTCTTTACACATTTATTAATTTACACTAA
- a CDS encoding M28 family peptidase, with amino-acid sequence MKKILILFLIVSAYSCKTAQSTASKDNSDPTKYVKAISEKDLKKMLYTIASDEMEGRETGSAGQKKAGLYMIEQYKENGISFPKGASDYYQHIPAAFLNARRNENLPDSENIWAFIEGSEKPDEILVISAHYDHVGIKNGEVYNGADDDGSGTVALIEMAKAFTKAKKQGHGPKRSILFLHVTGEEHGLHGSRYYSENPLFPIANTIADINIDMIGRRDVEHANTNNYVYVIGADRLSSDLHNAVVAQNDKYIKMDLDFKFNDPKDPNHFYERSDHYNFAKHGVPSVFFFNGVHEDYHKQGDEPEKIEYDALTKRTKLAFVVAWELANRENRPVVDKK; translated from the coding sequence ATGAAAAAAATACTCATTTTATTCTTAATTGTCTCTGCGTATTCATGTAAAACCGCACAGTCAACCGCATCCAAAGACAATTCTGATCCAACCAAATATGTTAAAGCAATCAGCGAAAAAGATCTAAAGAAAATGCTGTATACGATTGCTTCTGACGAAATGGAAGGTCGCGAAACAGGTTCTGCTGGACAGAAAAAAGCGGGTCTTTACATGATTGAGCAATACAAAGAAAATGGTATCTCTTTTCCAAAAGGAGCATCAGATTATTACCAGCATATTCCAGCAGCTTTCTTAAATGCAAGACGAAACGAAAATCTGCCTGATTCTGAAAATATTTGGGCATTTATTGAAGGCTCTGAAAAACCAGATGAAATTTTAGTTATTTCTGCACATTACGATCACGTTGGAATTAAAAACGGCGAAGTTTATAATGGAGCTGATGATGATGGCTCTGGAACTGTAGCGCTTATAGAAATGGCTAAAGCATTTACTAAAGCTAAAAAACAAGGACACGGGCCAAAACGTTCGATTTTATTTCTTCATGTAACTGGAGAAGAACACGGGTTACATGGTTCTCGTTATTATTCTGAAAATCCTTTGTTTCCAATTGCGAATACTATTGCTGACATCAACATCGATATGATCGGACGTCGTGATGTTGAACATGCTAACACCAACAATTATGTGTATGTAATTGGAGCAGACAGATTATCATCTGATTTACACAACGCAGTTGTGGCTCAAAACGACAAATACATTAAAATGGATTTGGATTTTAAATTTAATGATCCGAAAGACCCAAACCATTTTTATGAGCGTTCTGATCACTATAATTTCGCAAAGCATGGCGTGCCTTCTGTTTTCTTCTTTAATGGAGTTCATGAAGATTACCACAAACAAGGAGACGAGCCAGAAAAAATAGAATATGATGCACTTACCAAGAGAACAAAATTAGCTTTTGTTGTGGCTTGGGAATTAGCAAATAGAGAAAACAGACCGGTAGTGGATAAGAAGTAA
- the rho gene encoding transcription termination factor Rho, with amino-acid sequence MFDISALKEMKLAELQEIAKLAKTIKITGVKKETLISQILAHQESTNAPAQAPQTEAVSDAKDDKPKRARIAPAKTKAANTKITPVLEFDKVEETVQKNDSVETVQPTAENVTVEAPENKTPAAKKEPKIVKFNKSAYEKKVALKKEKEAVQDVAVEEVVEATPAEPTVSEPTAETTEKTPPLAPAKKINPNQNKNQNQNQNPNQNQNQNGNGNGNGNHNNQNPNHKNKKNNNNFRDSDFEFDGIIESEGVLEMMPDGYGFLRSSDYNYLASPDDIYLSTSQIRLFGLKTGDTVKGVVRPPKEGEKFFPLVRVLKINGHDPQVVRDRVSFEHLTPVFPSEKFKIAEKGSSISTRIIDLFSPIGKGQRGMIVAQPKTGKTMLLKDIANAIAANHPEVYLIVLLIDERPEEVTDMQRSVRGEVIASTFDREPQEHVKIANIVLEKAKRLVECGHDVVILLDSITRLARAYNTVQPASGKVLSGGVDANALQKPKRFFGAARNVENGGSLSIIATALTETGSKMDEVIFEEFKGTGNMELQLDRKIANKRIFPAIDLTSSSTRRDDLLLDEKTLQRMWIMRKYLSDMNPVESMDFVNDRFKKTKNNEEFLISMND; translated from the coding sequence ATGTTTGATATTTCTGCATTAAAAGAAATGAAGCTTGCTGAGCTTCAAGAAATAGCTAAGTTAGCTAAAACAATAAAGATTACTGGTGTCAAAAAAGAGACTTTGATTAGTCAGATTTTAGCACACCAAGAGAGCACAAATGCACCAGCTCAAGCTCCTCAAACAGAAGCGGTTTCTGATGCTAAAGATGACAAACCGAAACGCGCTAGAATTGCACCAGCTAAAACTAAAGCAGCAAATACAAAAATCACTCCCGTTTTAGAATTTGATAAAGTAGAGGAAACTGTTCAAAAAAACGATAGTGTAGAAACAGTTCAGCCAACTGCAGAAAACGTAACTGTAGAAGCTCCAGAAAATAAAACACCAGCAGCAAAAAAAGAACCGAAAATTGTGAAATTCAATAAGTCGGCTTACGAGAAGAAAGTAGCGCTGAAAAAAGAAAAAGAAGCTGTACAAGATGTTGCAGTTGAAGAAGTAGTAGAAGCAACTCCAGCAGAACCAACTGTTTCTGAACCAACAGCCGAAACAACTGAGAAAACTCCACCTCTTGCTCCTGCAAAAAAGATTAATCCGAATCAAAATAAAAACCAGAACCAAAATCAAAACCCGAATCAGAATCAAAATCAAAACGGGAATGGTAATGGAAACGGAAATCACAACAACCAAAATCCTAATCACAAAAATAAAAAGAACAATAATAATTTCAGGGATTCAGATTTTGAATTTGACGGAATTATAGAAAGTGAAGGCGTTCTTGAAATGATGCCAGACGGTTACGGATTTTTACGTTCATCAGATTATAATTATTTAGCTTCTCCAGACGATATTTATCTGTCAACATCACAAATCAGATTATTTGGTTTAAAAACTGGAGATACAGTTAAAGGAGTGGTTCGCCCTCCAAAAGAAGGAGAGAAATTTTTCCCTTTGGTTCGTGTATTAAAAATTAACGGACACGACCCGCAGGTGGTTCGAGACAGAGTTTCTTTTGAACATTTAACACCGGTATTCCCTTCAGAAAAATTCAAAATTGCCGAAAAAGGAAGTTCTATTTCAACCCGAATTATAGATTTGTTTTCACCAATAGGTAAAGGACAGCGTGGTATGATCGTTGCACAGCCTAAAACAGGAAAAACAATGCTTCTTAAAGATATAGCAAACGCAATTGCAGCCAATCATCCAGAAGTTTATTTAATTGTCCTTCTTATTGACGAACGTCCAGAGGAGGTTACAGATATGCAGAGAAGTGTAAGAGGAGAAGTTATTGCTTCGACTTTTGATAGAGAGCCTCAAGAGCACGTGAAAATTGCTAACATTGTTTTAGAGAAAGCAAAACGTTTAGTAGAATGTGGACACGATGTTGTAATTCTTTTAGATTCAATTACACGTTTAGCAAGAGCTTACAACACAGTACAGCCAGCATCAGGAAAAGTGTTAAGTGGTGGTGTTGATGCGAATGCGTTACAAAAACCAAAACGTTTCTTCGGAGCAGCTAGAAATGTAGAAAACGGTGGATCTTTAAGTATTATCGCAACTGCATTAACAGAAACAGGTTCTAAAATGGACGAAGTGATCTTCGAGGAATTTAAAGGAACTGGTAACATGGAACTTCAATTAGATCGTAAGATAGCTAATAAACGTATTTTCCCTGCAATCGATCTTACTTCTTCAAGTACACGTCGCGATGATTTATTATTAGACGAAAAAACACTTCAAAGAATGTGGATTATGCGTAAATATTTATCAGACATGAATCCAGTAGAATCTATGGATTTCGTAAACGACCGCTTCAAGAAAACCAAAAACAACGAAGAGTTTTTGATTTCGATGAATGACTAG